ATCGAGCTGGCCATCGCCCGGATGCGCGCGGCGGGCGCCGCCATCGTCAGCCGCGAGATGGTCTTGTTCGAGCTGCTGGAAAAGTCCGGCGGCGACCACTTCAAGGCGATGAGCCAACGCTACCTGCTGGGTGAACAGCCCTAGCGCGCCATGCCCGCCAGCCGCACGGCGAACGGGCCGACGCTGGAAATGAACTGGGGTTGTCGAAGCTTACCTCTTCGACAACCCCATTCAAAGGCGGCTTTGCCGCTCTCATCCTCCCCTTTGCAGACTGGCGCGCGAGCCTCGCGGCCCTGCTCACAGCTCGGATGACATATAGCAAAGCGCGTGCCAGCCCGACAGGCCGCGCCAGATGATTTTTCCGCCAAGACGTCGCGACGACCGCACCAAATTAGTGCACAACCAGCCATTCAGGCACCAACATGAAACATTTATTAACACCTGAAGCCTGATTCATGAAATACACCCACTAGAACTGTCATCTTTAGCCCTTATCCTAGACCGACAGGCAACACACATAACAAGGAAAATGACCATGACCCTATTCCAGGACCTGCTGCCAACCCTGCCAGCCATAGACGGCATTGAGGCCATCGTGCTGCTGAGCGCGGAAGGCGATGCGCTGCACCGGCTGGAAAATCGCCCGGGCACCGCCGGCTCGCTGCGCGTCTACCACGCGCTGGTCAAGCGCCACGGCCATATCGACCGCAAGGCTGCGCGCGAGGGGCTGGAGCTGTTCGCCGAACACACCGCCTCCGCCCGCGCCCACCCTGGCAGCCACCCCAATATCGACCGCCTGCTGGCCATCGCCGAGCAAGGCGCGCCAGGGCTGCGCGCCCGTCTCGTGCTGAGCGCGGAAAACTGAATCAACGCAACGCCGTCAAGGCGAAACCCGCGCCGATCGACACCGCCGTGCTGACCAAGCCTGGCAGCATGAAGCTGTGATTGAAAATCCACCGGCCTATCTTCGTGGTGCCTGTGTAGTCCATCTCCACCGCGGCGATGATGCTGGGGTAGCTCGGCAACACGTACACGCCCACCACCGCCGGATAGATGGCGATCAACACCGGCGCGGAGATTCCAAGCGATACGCCCAGCGGCATCATCACCTTGGTCGTCGCGCCCTGGCTGAACAGGATGACGGCCATCGTGAACACGGCGAAGGCGAATAGCCACGGCGC
This genomic window from Chromobacterium phragmitis contains:
- a CDS encoding DUF2322 family protein, encoding MTLFQDLLPTLPAIDGIEAIVLLSAEGDALHRLENRPGTAGSLRVYHALVKRHGHIDRKAAREGLELFAEHTASARAHPGSHPNIDRLLAIAEQGAPGLRARLVLSAEN